A stretch of DNA from Dehalobacterium formicoaceticum:
GTATAGCAAAATTCTTTATTATTTATCTGTACAGCCATCAACCTATCTGGATCGGATGAAAAAACAGTTTCGTGATGCCGTAGTCAATTTATATGATACTCATGACCGCCTACCCATCATCGTTATTGATAACGCTCAAGATTTACCTATCCAGACTATTAAGGAGATACGTTACCTACTAAACTTTGAAATTGATGCCAAAAGTCTACTGTCCCTTATCCTCGTGGGCCATCCTGAATTAAGGGATACTTTAAAACTTCGTTCTTTTGAAGCAGTTTCCCAGTGTATTACCGCTCACTACCGTCTCTCACCTCTGGATGAGAAACAAACATACGAATATATTTCGCATCATCTCAATCTTTCTCAACTTAAGATGCTATTTCCTGAGGATGTTGTTAACCGTATCCATCAGTTTACTTCCGGGATTCCCAGGGTCATTAATCAGATTTGCCGACACTGTCTCATTGATATGGAATCCAATCAACTGGAATTGGCAGATCACCAAGTATTAGAACGGGTTCTTTCTGAGTTCCAGTATTAATGGAGGGAGTGGATTTTAATGAATTTTTCATGTTCCTGTTGTTGGGAAAATGGTAAAAAAGAAAATTGGACGGGACGTATTGCTGACATCTACTCTTATGGCAGCCATTATGAAATTTCCATCCAAAGTCGTTCCAGCATTCGTATCCTTATTGGCCAAACGTGTTCCGGATTTTTTGCCTGCATCCCTGATTTTCAGGCCGGATGCCACTTAGGTTCCTTAGAGGACATCTTTTACAATCAAGAAAAGTTAACGTTCGCTATGGAAAATGTTATTGATGCTGCTACCGTAGCCTCGGCCCTTAGGTATTTATCCGATATTTTATCATTTTAATTTCTTTCTATATTTTTAAAGCAGATGGGTTTTCCTCTCACGGAGAGGGTAGGGCAATGTCTTGGGGATGACAACCTGAGCGCTCTGTGGGAGGCCTGGAGTAATTCCTCCCACCCTTACCGGGTGGGGAAAGCCCATCTGCCTTTTTATATTACTCTGGGCCTTTAAAGCGTTAATTCCCCCCATCTTTTTCCGTATTTATACGTCAAAAACTATATATCCGTCACTTATCATGGAATTGTCCGCCATTTTAGATTGGAGTCAACACCCTGATATCACGAATACGTTCTAACAGTTCATCAAAATAATCTTCACCAAACTTTTTAGGATTCTTTAATCTCTCATCATTCATTACAAATCCTTTTTACATATATTCTTTAAGGATTTTGCTTGTCCAAGTACGAAACTGTACCCCGATATTAGAACGAACATGATAGCCAATGGCAAGGATCATATCAAGGTTGTAGAATTTTGTATCTCTTGCAACCTCGCGCCCACCTTCATTTTGAACTAGTAAGTAATTCTTACTTGTTGAACTTTCCTCAAGTTCTCCTTCTTCATAAATATTTTTTATATGCATTGTTATATTTTGCGGCGATGTTCCATAAAGTTGTGCAATATTAACACGACTCAGCCACATAGTACCATCTTCCATAGATACATCAATTTTTGTTTCACCTTTTTCAGTTTGATAGATAAGAATTTCGCCTTTTTGATTTTTATCCAAAAGTACCCCTCCAATTTTCTCATAACTCCAATAATTTATTCCGCATATTTTAAGGATAAGTTTCCTTACCAGAAATATTTTATAACGTACATGTTTCATATGATGTGACTCTTCTCGGCCGCACTGCCTGGCACCGAAGCTTTATTTTACTTTTTACTTTTAATGTTATAATAAATTCCAGAGGTGATTATTTTGTCAATACCATCACGCTTAAAACTAAAAGTAAGTCCCAAGGGGCAGATAACACTGCCTAAAAAGATAAGGCAAGATCTCAGAATTTCTGATTATGTCTATCTGGAAATAAACGGTGAAAAAGCCTATTTGAAGCCAACGGGGTTTCTGGATGATTTAAATTCCATTATTGCCAAAGAAGTTAAGGCGGAGATAACCATTTAGCTTAACTGTAAGCTCCTTCATTACATCAGGCGCCGGGGTCAACAAGTTCTTCCTTAAGCATTCCTTGACTCTCTTCAGACTAGCATTAAATTTCTTCCTGCTAGTTTTTCTTTTGACCACAAATTTTCCACTTCTGCTCTTGCTGCAATAATGGGTAAATCCAAGAAAATCGAATGTCTCGGGTTTTCCTTCGCCAGTTTTCTTCCTATCAGACGCTGCGAACCTGCCAAATTTAATAATTTTGTTTATCTTCTGCCATTTCTAGATTGAAGTTCGCAAGTCTAATCTTGAGCTGTTCGTAAAAGGCCTTTACCTCATGCTCATATTGGAAGCAGAACGCACTGTCGTCGGCATATCTTACCATATAGGCATCGCCTTTACAGTGCTTCTTAACTACTTTTTCAAACCACCGATCCAATACGTATTGCAAATAGATATCCCCTAAAATTGGAGAAATCAGACCTCTCTGCGGGGCGCCGAGAGGGGTTTCGTATGGTCCATGTTATTGAAGAAACCTTTGATATCCGCATCCACAATATAAGGGTTTCCTTGTTTATTACTCCGGGGAGAGATGTAATTCTAGCCTTTGGTTTTTCCTTAGCTATTCGTGCTATCCTTGTCAGTTTCGTTTCCATTTGCTTTCTACCTCTTTGTGTAGGAAATGTTTCCTTTTCAAGGGCTATAGTATGTTGTGGCCTTCCCTCCTCAGGCATTACCCTGATTCATAGGTAGTACGCCACAATCCGACTCCCTAACGCCTTCCGCTTCCTTGCTTTATTATCGCTTGTTATGCGTACTCCAGGTTTTACCTGAAGAGCTGTTAGGGCCTCCCGAGTTACCGTTTCATAACAATGTGTAGCATGCCGAGTTCTCCGACCCCGAGGAAGCTATGGTCTTCTTACCTTAACGTCGACCATAGTATTGCATTCTGCTTCTGACAACAGTATCTGACTTCCTATTTAGTATTACGTGGCTCAATCACTTCAGCTTTTCAGCTTTCAGCCTGCTACCTTGTTTGCCTACGCTTAAACTTAACAGTTACCTGATAAGCTCCAAGGCTAACTACGGATGGTTGGTCAACCTTATCCGGCGGGATTCCCACCCACTATATGATACGACCTTGCTCGGCCGCACTGTCAGGCACCCACTCCGAATCCCCATTTATTCTAGTCCGCAGATGTGGCAATCAAAGCGTCCCCCCGGCACTTTAGCCACGCCTCATATGTTTCCAAATCACAACTTACCTGTTTAAAGACCAGCCCCAATACAAAAGCATCATCAGCCAACCCGATACCTAAAATAGCATCCGGAATTAAGTCAATCGGATTAAGGAAGTATAAAATTGCTACTATAATTATTACAATCGATTTAATTGGTACGTCCTTATATTCGCCTGTAGCCCAATCTTTAACCAGGCCAAATAAGAGTTGAATTTTTTCCCAAACATCATCAATGGGACCTTTCTTGCCCTTTTCTTGATTGGCCTTTTTCATAGCTTCATAAACTAATTTCTTAGCTTTATTTTTATCATTTGCATATTCTTTGGCTTTGTCTCCAAACTTCGCCTTAACATCTTCAAAATTAATATTCATAGCGATTACCCTCCTTTATCTCACCCCATAATAATCTACATACCAATCCGTAAACCTCTGCAGCCCATCCTCTATCATCGTCTCCGGCTTAAATCCCACTGCATCCTGCAATAAATCAGTAGATGCATAGGTAGCCGGTACATCCCCTAGTTTAATCGGTTCATAGATTTTCTTAAACACCACTTCTCTCCCCAAAGTCTTACTTAAAGCTTTCTCCAAAGCTCCGATAAATGTCATCAGCTTCTCCGGGGCATTGTTTCCGATATTAAAAACTCTATGGGCGGCAGAACCTTCAATTCCTTCTCTCGCTTCCGGCGGGCTATTCAATAATCTTACGACACCCTCTATAATATCATCGATATATGTAAAGTCTCTATATAGGTCATGCTCAAAGTCTCCATTATTAAAGATCCTTATTGGCTCACCTTTAAAATATTTATCGGTAAATCCAAAGTAAGCCATATCCGGTCTGCCCATTGGACCATAAACTGTAAAGAATCTTAAACCGGTAGCCGGTATTTTATATAAATGACTATAGGTATGGGCCATCAATTCATTTGATTTTTTGGTAGCTGCATAGAGAGATACCGGGTTGTCCACGAAATCAGACTCCTCAAAAGGCACTTTCCGATTCGTCCCATAAACAGAACTTGAAGAAGCGTAAATTAAATGATCAACCGGATTATGTCTGCAGGCCTCAAGGATATGATAAAACCCGATAATATTGCTTTCGATATAAGCATCAGGGTTTTCTATCGAATACCTGACCCCTGCTTGGGCAGCCAAATTAACAACCACATGAGGCTTGTACTCTGCAAAGGTCTTTAGTACCATTTCCTTGTAAGATATGTCCCCTTTGATAAAGGTAAACTTCTCAAAAGGCTCCAGCTTTTCCAATCGGGCATGTTTTAGATTCACATCATAATAATTATTTATGTTATCTATACCAATCACCCGGCACCCTTGCTCCAAGAGTCTCTTTGATAAAAAGTACCCAATAAACCCGGCTGCTCCGGTGATAAAATATGTCTTACTTATATCCAGTGATTTGTAACTCATTTAGGCCTCCCATTAACATTGACAATTCCACATTTAGTTGCTGCAACCTCAGAAATAGCTATGGAAAAGTCCTTGGACGTTTTGATAAACGGCCTTCCGATCGAATAATACTCCACCCCTGCTTCATTCATATCGTCCAACTCATAGATATTTCTTCCGTCATAAACAAGAGGTGTTCTCATCTGTTCTTTGTATGTTCCCGGTTCTACTGCCTTTATTTCACCCCATTCGGTAAAGATAAAACAGACATTAGCACCATCTAAAGCTTGTTCCGGCTTTTCCACATAAGTTATACTTCCCTTGCTGTTTTTCCCTGCAGGATATTTTTTCTTGAAGTTGTCTGCCCCTACAGGATCATAGGCATAAATATCGGCACCTTGCTCTAATAACAAAGGTACATTTTCCAAGGATGGAGCTTCTCTCAGGTCATCTGTGCCCGGTTTAAAAGTAAGTCCGAGAACGGCCACCTTTAAGCCGTTGAAAGTAATAAGTCGCCTGCAAGCCTTCTTATATAACATAGTTTTTTGATCTTTGTTAACATCAATGGCAGCTTTAATGGTTCTCAGTTCATAACCATTCTGTCTGGCAAGATATTCAAGAGCCTTGGTATCCTTGGGAAAACAAGATCCGCCATAGCCGATACCGGCATTTAAGAACTTACTGCCAATACGCTCATCAAAACTCATTCCTCTGGCAACATCTTGAATATCTGCTCCAACGGATTCACAAAGGTTAGCAATATCGTTCATATAGGATATTTTAAGAGCAAGAAAATCATTAGCCGCATATTTAATCATTTCAGCTGATCTTCTATTTACTGATACAATAGGCAAATTAAAAGGTTGATAAATTTTCATAAGCATATCTTCGGCCCATTTACTTTCTGTACCAATAATAATTCTGGCAGCATGTAATGTATCATGAACTGCAGAGCCTTGGGCTAAAAATTCAGGATTTGATGCTACCTCTACCTTAACATCATTAACTAAAAAGTCTTTAATAAACTGCTCCACCTTATCATTTGTTCCTACCGGGACAGTTGATTTTACCACCACAAGGCAATCGTTTTTTATGGATTCAGCTATCTGTCTTGCCACTGTAGCTATGTATGAGAGATCCGCAGAACCGTCCGGTTGTTCCGGTGTTCCTACCCCTATAAAAATTGCATCTGCATCCTTATAGGCAGATTTAAAATCAGTAGTGTAATCAACCCTGCCTGCAGCGTAATTCTTCTGCATTAAATCTTCCAAATCTGTTTCGTATATTGGTGAGATACCTTTTTTTATAAGATTTACTTTATTCTCATCAATATCAACACAGGTTACTCGATGACCTACATCGGCAAAGCAAACCCCTGCCACTAAGCCGACATAGCCGGTTCCTGCTACTGCTATTTTGTACATGTAATCATCAATCCTATCTAAATATAAATTCTAAAAAAGCTAACTAAGTTCACACGAAAGTAGAAAATATATATTCTATTTTCATTCTACTTTTGTGCCGCAAGTCATGAAGGTTGATAAGTTGGTTTCAAGCACCGGCACGTCACCACCCTAGGCTAAGTAAAGGCGGTTGGTTAGACCTTACCGAACGGGATTCACACCAGCTGTATCAAATACGCCTCACGGCGCACTCCCCCTGCCACCTTATATCTACTGTTTAAGCATAAAATCATCGATTCTCTTAATAACATAATTGGGTACAATATCAAATTCATAATAATTTAAACAATGTGTGTAATCATTTTCAATATGGAAACTTTCATTAGCATACTTTTGTAAAACTGGGTTAATCTGTTTCTTAGTTTTCTTTCCACAAAGTAACAAATATTGCCTAAATAATTGAACTTTATTATATGTATTTTCTTCATTCTTATATAATTCCTTAATGTAAGCTTTATTAAAGTAATTATTTAAATATGTTTCATAATTAAAGTCTAAAAAGTATTTCCTAATAAAAGTATTAGCATCATTTACTTCATCATATATCAATTTAGTTTGTCCATCACTTTTTGTTGGCTTATCTCTTCCCTTCATCAATGAAGAGATCATATCGTATGATAAATTATTCTCAAAATCAGCATCATTGTATTCAAGGTATTTTCTTAATGCAACCATTCTAACGATAGTATTAATTCCTTTTAGGTTATCTGTTGCTTCTGAATGATACAATGCTATTGTTGAAATAATATGCTTTTCAACATCTATCTCTTTCTCCAGTAATTCCTCATCATTATTTGTAAGATAAGAACCAAATGCCCAACTATTTTCAAAATAATGTTTTGTTTTTAAATCAATAATTGGTTCAAGATCATGTGTTAACAATAAAACGGTATTATCCTTAAAACTATTACTTGTAATTGGTGAAAACAATCTACTCATTATAGCAAACTTTTTATTTTTATCAAAAGAAGAAATAGGATCATCTAAAATAATCAAATCTGCTCCTTGTTGCTTGGAATAATATAAGAATAAAATTAAAGCCACAACATTCTTTTCTCCCCAACTCAAACTTTTTCTTATATCGTTTGATTCATATAATTCCTCTTCTGACTTAATATACTTCAATCTACTTATAGATGATTTTTCTGTGATTTGCTCGATTTCAAAGTAATAATTAACTCCTGCCGATTTAAGGAAATCATTAATATCTTCTTTTGCCAATGTTATTGACTCAGCTATTGTATTGTTAAGTTCATTAATTTCATTATTTAAGCTTTTTATGCTATTTAATAAAACTTCTATTTTTTCATTAACAATGTTAAATACCTTATCAGTCGCTTCCCCGGAAAAGATATCAAAATTATCTTTAATTTTTAACTTATTTAATTTTTCTTCTATTATATTTCCATCTACTGTTTTAAATTCAATTGCATCAAATTCAATTATTTCAGTAATCTTTCTTATTATCTCATTGTATTGAACTTGTAATCTACTAATATTATATGAAAAACTATCTTCATCATCAATTTTCTTTGTAAATCCTTCAAAAAGTTCATATTCTGATTCTGACATAAACTTTTTCAATTTTAATATAGCATCTTCTAGTTGTTTCTTGTTCTGTATCATAGTTTTATCATAGGTTGTCTCAAAAACTGTTTTGGTCTTATTATAATCTTCTTTATTCCATCGACTTGCACAGAAAGGACAATTATCTTTATCATCAAAATCTTTTCCTTTAGATTTCCAATCAACCCAAGCAACTACCTTGTCACCACTAAAGAAATCATTAAACTCTTTTAGTATTTCTGGCACATTATAAGTTGTATTTTTACTTGCTAAACCTTTTCCAAATCCAGTTTTACTAAGTTTCCCATCCTTATTAAACTTTAACTTTTCTGCTATCTCAAAAAACGATGTTTTCATATCTTGAAATTCCAAATTTGATGCAATGTCAACTTTTAAACCTTTTAAACGTATATCAAGTTTTTTTCTATTTTCTTCAAATACAGGATTACTAATAAAAACATCAAATGAGTTGTCTATTGCCTCGTTTTTATTAAAAATTGTATCACTTACAAAATCATCATTAAACGATATAGCTTTCTTAAAAAAGGGTTTGTTAAAAATCTCTTCTGCTCCTTCTTCTGGAACTTTGATTATTACTTCAGGATTAGATTCTTCTCCAAAAGATTTCATTTCTTTGAGTCCGGTCGAATCACCATTAAAATAATATTCCAGTGCATTAGCTATTGTTGACTTTCCTGTACCATTAAGACCATACTTAACATTCAATTTATTTTTTCTTATTATTACTTCCCCTTTTTTTATATTTCTGCAGTTTTTAATAGAAACTTTAGCATAATCAAAATCCATTTTATCCTCCCTCTATTATCTTTGATTATCTCTCGTATTCTCGATCAATTTAGGATGTCATTCACCCTCGTTATCAATGCCTAAAGTTGATGTCAGGCACCGTCCCGTTTTACGGTGTACCTACTCCCATAAAAATAGTATCTGCATCTTTATATGCAAATTTATAATCTGTAGTATAATCAAGTCTTCATGCAACATAATTCTTGTGCATTAATTCTTCCAATCCTGCTTCATAAATTGGGGGGATGCCCTTTTTCATTATCTCCACTTTGTTTTCATCAATATTAACACAGGTTATTTGATGACCGACTTTGGCAAAGCACACCCCTGCTACTAGGCTGACTTAGCCTGTCCCTGCTGTCGCTATTTTGTACATAAAACACCTTCCTCGTTGATGTATTCCTCTTTTTAACATTTAAACATTTTAGTCAAATAAATAAAACCCAGATCAGTTGATATCAGACACGTTACCACCGTCACTTTCAGTATGTTATTTTATAGATTGTACTTTCGTATCATTCCAACTTAAACCTATTCTTAATTGTTAATATACAGTGTATTGTAAGGCTTAGGCCAAGTTTCCCCGTATACTTCCTTTACTTTATCAAAATGACTGTTTGGTGTGCCTTTTTCAATTTCATCGAGATATTTTAAGAATTCTTCCTTTGTATTTAAAGAAAAGACCTTAGTTTTATAGGATGATATTCTAGTTTTTAAATCTTCTTCTCTCAATAGTGACGCACACTCATTATCTATGAATATTGCATCGCAATACGGCAATAACATAGATATAGTTTTAACATCATTAATGAAACTAGCTTTTGGGATACGTTTTTGACCTGCTGCTGCTTTCCGTGCTAGAGCTGTATAAAGAAGTGAACTAATCTTTAAAAATGGAATCTTGCTTAATGAGGGAGAAGTAAAAAATTCGTCAACTTTTATATGTGCTTCCATTTCATTTAACCCATTTTTTCTGGTAATTTCTTCTAGAGAGTGCATTATATCAATAATTCTTGTATTCATTAACTTGTCAATATCAGTTGATGATCCAAACCGAACTTTATCGAAAGATTTTATATACTCAAAATATTGCTTTTTTATTTCTTTACCATATGACAATAATTCGAAATCCCAGTGTTTTTTAAAATCAAAATTCTTTGTTTGTTGCCAGTAGCTAAATAATTGATCCATCTTGCTCTGACTGGTTTGCTTGTTGGTTTTCAATAACTTTGTATCTTCTTCTATGTTTAATGTGTCTACAGTTATTATGAATCTATCATGCCAGCAATGAACATTACCATATATCACGGATTGAATGTCTATTTCAACATCTTTATCTTTATAGCCTCTAACCCAGTTTTCGGCATATTCGCATAACTGAAACAATTCAATAGTATCAAAATGATAAAAGCTTGTACCATAAGATAGTAATTCATACATTCTTTTTAAGGTTTCATAGTGTTCTGTCACTATGGATTCATTCTGATGTGTTATTGAATCTGGACAAACAATTAATTGTAACTTGCTTAATTTATCCAGCTTTTCGAACAGTTGAAACCAGAAATTATCAATTTTTTTCTTTTGCTGTTCGGTAACTCTTGGGTTAAGTATTTTTTCCATGTTGCTTATAACAAATTGGTCCAAATAAATTATTTTCTTATGTATCTTAGGTAGTTCATATTCTTTAGTATAGCAACATTCCTTACAACTACGCGAATAACAATTCCCGCTTATAAATAGCACACCATAACTGGATTTTGCTTTACATTTTGGACAATCCCAATAAGGCTCTTTTATAAATATCTCTACCATATTGTTTACCCTTTCAAGAACATATTATCGCAATTCCGTTTTTGGGATCACGATCCAGTATCCCTTATCTTGGTAACCTATGACTTCTTAACCTAATAAGCCTTTAGAGATCTTATTTTTTGGAAATAACCTTCGCATTAAACCAAAAATCTCTTTTCGCATTGAAGGGAACAAAAATAAAATTCCAAAATAAAATAGTGCACATAAAACAATTGAAACAATACTCCATAATAATCCTTCATTAAGCCGCCGTAACAAAAAGCCGAATAGACCCATGCATGTTGCTCCAAATGCTGTTGGAAACACATTTTTGAATATTTTCAATACCGGAAAACCTATTGCAAACTTCATGATTATTAAATGTACTAGAACGAACTGCAACCTTATCCATGATCTAGTATATACTAAAGCCCAAAATCCGTATTTAGCGCTTATGACACATGCCGGAACTAAAACAATTAAATGCAGTATTTGTGCAAGAAAAGATAGTTTTGGCATTCCTTTAGCCCTATATATTTCGCTGCAATAATGACCAAATATGATCATGATAGAGCTTGTAAGAGCCCATATTCCAATTACACCACTTGCTTCACTCCATTGACTACCCAATAATATTTGCGTTGCTAAATCGCTATAA
This window harbors:
- a CDS encoding ExeA family protein, whose product is MFSLFLAKQRKAKVLPVLCEASHKTGKSSILRTLDASLDKSRFLFCYINDADLKPKNLYSKILYYLSVQPSTYLDRMKKQFRDAVVNLYDTHDRLPIIVIDNAQDLPIQTIKEIRYLLNFEIDAKSLLSLILVGHPELRDTLKLRSFEAVSQCITAHYRLSPLDEKQTYEYISHHLNLSQLKMLFPEDVVNRIHQFTSGIPRVINQICRHCLIDMESNQLELADHQVLERVLSEFQY
- a CDS encoding AbrB/MazE/SpoVT family DNA-binding domain-containing protein — translated: MSIPSRLKLKVSPKGQITLPKKIRQDLRISDYVYLEINGEKAYLKPTGFLDDLNSIIAKEVKAEITI
- a CDS encoding YkvA family protein; amino-acid sequence: MNINFEDVKAKFGDKAKEYANDKNKAKKLVYEAMKKANQEKGKKGPIDDVWEKIQLLFGLVKDWATGEYKDVPIKSIVIIIVAILYFLNPIDLIPDAILGIGLADDAFVLGLVFKQVSCDLETYEAWLKCRGDALIATSAD
- a CDS encoding NAD-dependent epimerase/dehydratase family protein, with amino-acid sequence MSYKSLDISKTYFITGAAGFIGYFLSKRLLEQGCRVIGIDNINNYYDVNLKHARLEKLEPFEKFTFIKGDISYKEMVLKTFAEYKPHVVVNLAAQAGVRYSIENPDAYIESNIIGFYHILEACRHNPVDHLIYASSSSVYGTNRKVPFEESDFVDNPVSLYAATKKSNELMAHTYSHLYKIPATGLRFFTVYGPMGRPDMAYFGFTDKYFKGEPIRIFNNGDFEHDLYRDFTYIDDIIEGVVRLLNSPPEAREGIEGSAAHRVFNIGNNAPEKLMTFIGALEKALSKTLGREVVFKKIYEPIKLGDVPATYASTDLLQDAVGFKPETMIEDGLQRFTDWYVDYYGVR
- a CDS encoding UDP-glucose dehydrogenase family protein gives rise to the protein MYKIAVAGTGYVGLVAGVCFADVGHRVTCVDIDENKVNLIKKGISPIYETDLEDLMQKNYAAGRVDYTTDFKSAYKDADAIFIGVGTPEQPDGSADLSYIATVARQIAESIKNDCLVVVKSTVPVGTNDKVEQFIKDFLVNDVKVEVASNPEFLAQGSAVHDTLHAARIIIGTESKWAEDMLMKIYQPFNLPIVSVNRRSAEMIKYAANDFLALKISYMNDIANLCESVGADIQDVARGMSFDERIGSKFLNAGIGYGGSCFPKDTKALEYLARQNGYELRTIKAAIDVNKDQKTMLYKKACRRLITFNGLKVAVLGLTFKPGTDDLREAPSLENVPLLLEQGADIYAYDPVGADNFKKKYPAGKNSKGSITYVEKPEQALDGANVCFIFTEWGEIKAVEPGTYKEQMRTPLVYDGRNIYELDDMNEAGVEYYSIGRPFIKTSKDFSIAISEVAATKCGIVNVNGRPK
- a CDS encoding AAA family ATPase, whose translation is MDFDYAKVSIKNCRNIKKGEVIIRKNKLNVKYGLNGTGKSTIANALEYYFNGDSTGLKEMKSFGEESNPEVIIKVPEEGAEEIFNKPFFKKAISFNDDFVSDTIFNKNEAIDNSFDVFISNPVFEENRKKLDIRLKGLKVDIASNLEFQDMKTSFFEIAEKLKFNKDGKLSKTGFGKGLASKNTTYNVPEILKEFNDFFSGDKVVAWVDWKSKGKDFDDKDNCPFCASRWNKEDYNKTKTVFETTYDKTMIQNKKQLEDAILKLKKFMSESEYELFEGFTKKIDDEDSFSYNISRLQVQYNEIIRKITEIIEFDAIEFKTVDGNIIEEKLNKLKIKDNFDIFSGEATDKVFNIVNEKIEVLLNSIKSLNNEINELNNTIAESITLAKEDINDFLKSAGVNYYFEIEQITEKSSISRLKYIKSEEELYESNDIRKSLSWGEKNVVALILFLYYSKQQGADLIILDDPISSFDKNKKFAIMSRLFSPITSNSFKDNTVLLLTHDLEPIIDLKTKHYFENSWAFGSYLTNNDEELLEKEIDVEKHIISTIALYHSEATDNLKGINTIVRMVALRKYLEYNDADFENNLSYDMISSLMKGRDKPTKSDGQTKLIYDEVNDANTFIRKYFLDFNYETYLNNYFNKAYIKELYKNEENTYNKVQLFRQYLLLCGKKTKKQINPVLQKYANESFHIENDYTHCLNYYEFDIVPNYVIKRIDDFMLKQ